A stretch of the Uranotaenia lowii strain MFRU-FL chromosome 3, ASM2978415v1, whole genome shotgun sequence genome encodes the following:
- the LOC129752313 gene encoding uncharacterized protein LOC129752313 — translation MTLLRKDGKIEKTWYPKQPDGRYLDYFSESPYTHKINTAYALIDRALKLSDAENRKTSITTVKSILRKNNYPQNMIDSVVQRRVHNLYNTLENKQHIPDGSRFMSLPYIPCLTEKVAKILRKHNLIAAPKPCDKIKSNIFTKLKDPIPIMQQTNVVYAITCACGNEYIGQTSQTLAKRIKQHETTVRLKQKATGLAQHALENGPGHVFDFPKTRILERIPNTTHRRIAEKLHIKMRENRAVNIQQDTKGISSVYNGLWKKLREKEEMELHRKTEHIQSTASRSSSSINSD, via the coding sequence ATGACGTTGCTAAGGAAAGATGGAAAAATTGAGAAGACTTGGTACCCCAAACAACCAGATGGGCGCTACCTAGATTACTTCTCGGAAAGCCCATACACACACAAAATCAACACCGCTTACGCGCTGATCGATCGTGCTTTGAAACTGTCGGATGCCGAAAATAGGAAAACCAGCATCACCACAGTCAAGTCGATACttagaaaaaacaattatccGCAAAACATGATAGACAGCGTTGTACAAAGAAGAGTGCACAATTTGTATAACACCCTCGAAAACAAGCAACACATACCCGACGGTAGCCGTTTCATGTCGTTGCCGTACATACCATGTCTGACCGAGAAAGTTGCGAAAATCTTGCGCAAACACAATTTGATTGCAGCTCCTAAGCCGTGCGACAAAATCAAGTCCAACATCTTTACGAAACTTAAAGACCCAattccgatcatgcaacaaacAAATGTCGTTTATGCCATCACATGCGCTTGCGGAAATGAGTACATCGGACAAACGTCGCAAACTCTTGCCAAACGCATCAAACAACACGAAACCACCGTGCGTCTAAAACAGAAAGCTACAGGCCTAGCTCAGCATGCGTTGGAAAACGGCCCCGGTCATGTGTTTGATTTCCCGAAAACGAGAATTCTCGAACGAATCCCAAATACAACACACCGTCGGATAGCTGAAAAACTGCACATAAAGATGCGAGAGAATCGTGCAGTTAACATCCAACAGGACACAAAAGGCATCTCGAGCGTGTACAACGGACTGTGGAAAAAGCTGCGGGAAAAAGAGGAAATGGAACTACATCGCAAAACGGAACACATTCAGTCGACAGCGagccgcagcagcagcagcatcaacagtgactag